One region of Armigeres subalbatus isolate Guangzhou_Male chromosome 3, GZ_Asu_2, whole genome shotgun sequence genomic DNA includes:
- the LOC134219482 gene encoding uncharacterized protein LOC134219482 → MILPKGMREPWIWLWKLYQVWLQCKDDDRFAKHMTKHGRIFGFIRQVDDYILEEPSFAVRLDYRPDYARTLVYVRNVSPHSVLRLSMAYIHLADGHMKMLIESEMRLPWGTVSKFCFDSCLLSELDRSYGLILVGLADSKTEILELYHLQVTVLSHFVKEQLILKKPTIHCPPLNQYPVPMLIKQLYKHDFSTKSKFDGAKQLLDQLAKFKEEALNKGNYIKYLTVLNQIEDFDIQMEYTKYKIDEARLVPGISEKYYRLSIDQFQTAPTLLNDDCTVRMIIPSEFEPRSFLETIHEINPDYMLIHVNTILEPSPTYTIVFECSRLLFQLEYYVLSLVKEIDFEKTLFPKPPMEKKIIYESFQWFNKYVATNHEQLSAVRNIVNRTSFPAPYILFGPPGTGKTSTIVEAVLQIWKLQPKANVLVPAASNFACDEFTTRLLEFIPATDVFRFVSFVSILLITEQHLRSQRAVEVLRKVVSIVAAPTTNIRKAVHHTRKIHRTAMVEVEDRSAAVEDSADVVVFIVMAHRTTGTMMNGVDQESMANMIHAVVREPGIDRSSSRSPRRRSPADSDSSSCMNGMLSNARTLPEVARKSTTLHLTDGDHEIVDSLMKDEEGKHHLRITQRLRLDQPKLEDLQKRISTSSSHAIFLGLLGSTSSVASSDDASVQTRPLRNLVSYLKQKEATGVISLLNKETEATDVLYSFPPCDFSTELLKRTCHNLTEEGLKEDHLVIVVVRGGTIL, encoded by the exons ATGATATTACCGAAGGGTATGAGAGAACCCTGGATCTGGCTTTGGAAGCTCTACCAAGTCTGGTTACAGTGCAAAGATGACGACCGTTTCGCCAAACACATGACGAAACACGGGCGCATATTTGGTTTCATTCGTCAGGTTGATGACTACATTCTGGAGGAACCGAGTTTCGCCGTGCGTTTGGACTACCGTCCCGATTACGCCAGAACGTTGGTGTACGTGCGGAACGTATCACCCCATTCGGTGTTGCGACTCAGCATGGCCTATATCCACCTGGCAGACGGTCACATGAAGATGCTGATTGAAAGCGAGATGCGCCTTCCTTGGGGTACGGTTTCAAAGTTTTGCTTCGACAGTTGCCTGCTTTCGGAGCTGGATAGAAGCTACGGACTGATATTGGTTGGACTGGCGGACTCAAAGACAGAAATATTGGAACTTTACCACCTGCAAGTGACCGTGTTGAGTCATTTCGTGAAAGAGCAgctaattttgaagaaaccaaCGATTCATTGTCCGCCGTTGAATCAGTATCCGGTACCGATGTTGATCAAACAGTTGTATAAGCACGACTTTTCAACGAAATCTAAATTTGATGGCGCGAAGCAACTGCTGGATCAGTTGGCTAAATTCAAGGAAGAGGCCTTGAATAAGGGGAactatattaaatatttaactGTACTGAACCAGATAGAGGACTTTGATATTCAAATGGAATATACTAAGTACAAAATCGATGAAGCTAGACTAGTGCCCGGTATTTCAGAGAAGTATTATCGTTTGTCG ATCGATCAATTTCAAACGGCACCCACCCTTTTGAATGATGACTGCACGGTAAGGATGATCATTCCCAGCGAGTTCGAACCCCGTAGCTTTCTAGAAACTATCCATGAGATCAATCCAGATTACATGTTGATTCATGTAAACACCATTCTTGAACCGTCTCCAACCTACACGATTGTGTTTGAATGCAGTCGGCTCTTATTTCAGCTGGAATACTATGTCCTATCTTTGGTGAAGGAAATTGactttgaaaaaacattgttcccTAAGCCACCGATGGAAAAGAAGATCATATACGAGAG TTTTCAATGGTTCAACAAATATGTCGCAACAAATCACGAGCAGCTGTCTGCTGTGCGAAATATCGTGAATCGGACTTCGTTCCCTGCTCCGTACATATTGTTTGGACCACCCGGTACTGGAAAAACTTCAACTATCGTAGAGGCAGTTTTACAAATTTGGAAACTACAACCCAAAGCCAACGTTCTCGTACCGGCAGCTTCAAATTTCGCCTGTGATGAATTCACCACGCGCCTGCTGGAATTCATTCCCGCCACCGATGTGTTCCGTTTCGTATCCTTCGTATCGATTTTGCTGATAACGGAACAACACCTTCGTTCTCAAAGAGCAGTGGAGGTTTTGAGGAAGGTGGTGAGTATCGTCGCGGCCCCGACTACGAATATCCGGAAGGCGGTGCATCATACGAGGAAAATTCATCGTACGGCTATGGTGGAAGTGGAAGACCGTTCCGCGGCCGTGGAGGATTCCGCGGACGTGGTGGTTTTTATCGTGATGGCCCACCGCACCACGGGGACAATGATGAATGGCGTCGATCAGGAGTCGATGGCAAATATGATTCACGCCGTCGTTCGTGAACCAGGAATCGATAGATCTAGCTCCCGTTCACCGAGGCGACGCAGTCCGGCTGATTCTGATTCGTCTTCTTGTATGAATGGCATGTTATCGAATGCAAGAACGTTACCAGAAGTGGCACGGAAATCTACCACA TTGCACCTAACGGACGGAGACCACGAAATAGTGGACAGCCTGATGAAGGACGAGGAAGGTAAACACCACCTTCGTATTACTCAGCGACTACGCCTCGATCAACCCAAGTTGGAAGATCTGCAGAAGCGCATATCGACGTCATCGTCGCACGCAATCTTCCTCGGCCTGCTGGGATCGACGTCATCGGTAGCATCGTCGGATGATGCCAGCGTTCAGACGCGTCCACTGCGTAATCTCGTGTCCTACctgaagcagaaagaagcgACCGGCGTTATATCCTTACTCAATAAAGAAACGGAAGCAACCGATGTGCTCTACTCATTCCCGCCATGCGATTTTTCGACAGAATTGTTGAAACGAACATGTCACAACCTCACCGAGGAGGGACTGAAGGAAGACCATCTGGTAATCGTGGTGGTCCGAGGAGGaacaatcctctga